In Arvicola amphibius chromosome 1, mArvAmp1.2, whole genome shotgun sequence, one DNA window encodes the following:
- the Actl9 gene encoding actin-like protein 9: MNVSGHPMPQPSAETSRPLALNTNTLLVNKSLQQDSLNMVGVRLPPKTGAVVIDMGSGTCKVGFAGHSQPTYTVATILGCQPKKQATKGRSELETFIGEAARSRPELRLVKPIRNGIVVDWEAAELIWRHILEHDLRVATEDHPLLFSDPPFSPVTNREKLVEVAFESLHSPAVYVASQSVLSVYAHGRVNGLVVDTGHGVSYTVPVVQGYNLPHAIQRLDLAGTHLTAFLAEMLLGSGFPLRQEDLDLVENIKHQYCYLASDFQKEQARLDQECKQTLKLPDGRTVTLGKELFQCPELLFHPPEIPGLSPVGLPAMAEQSLIKVPQELRSHVAQNVLLCGGSSLFTGLEGRFRAELLHSLPPEDHVVVMAQPNRNLSVWIGGSILASLHAFQSCWVLREQYEERGPQVVYRKCY; the protein is encoded by the coding sequence ATGAATGTCAGTGGACACCCAATGCCCCAGCCCTCTGCAGAGACTTCTAGGCCTCTTGCCCTGAACACCAACACACTCTTGGTGAACAAGAGTCTACAGCAAGATTCCCTCAACATGGTTGGTGTCAGACTCCCACCAAAGACAGGTGCTGTGGTTATTGACATGGGTTCAGGCACCTGTAAGGTGGGCTTTGCAGGACATTCCCAACCCACCTACACCGTGGCCACCATCCTGGGTTGCCAGCCCAAGAAACAGGCTACCAAGGGCCGGTCAGAGCTGGAAACTTTTATTGGGGAAGCAGCCCGCTCCCGCCCAGAGCTGAGGTTGGTGAAACCTATCCGCAACGGCATTGTGGTGGACTGGGAAGCCGCCGAACTAATCTGGCGACACATCCTGGAGCATGATCTCAGAGTGGCCACCGAGGACCACCCGCTACTGTTCTCAGACCCACCTTTCAGCCCTGTCACCAATCGTGAGAAGCTAGTAGAAGTGGCCTTTGAGTCTCTGCATTCCCCAGCCGTCTATGTGGCGTCTCAGTCTGTACTGTCAGTCTATGCACACGGGCGTGTTAACGGACTTGTTGTGGACACGGGCCATGGAGTCAGCTATACAGTGCCGGTTGTTCAGGGATACAACCTACCCCATGCCATCCAACGCTTGGACCTGGCCGGCACCCATCTTACAGCCTTCCTAGCAGAGATGCTTCTGGGTTCTGGCTTCCCATTGCGACAGGAGGACCTGGACTTGGTGGAGAACATCAAACATCAGTACTGTTATTTAGCCTCAGATTTCCAAAAGGAGCAGGCTCGTCTGGATCAGGAGTGCAAGCAGACCCTGAAGCTGCCGGATGGACGGACCGTCACTCTGGGAAAGGAGCTATTCCAGTGCCCGGAGCTCCTGTTCCATCCCCCGGAGATCCCAGGACTGTCGCCCGTGGGCCTACCAGCCATGGCTGAACAGAGCCTCATCAAGGTGCCTCAGGAGCTACGGTCCCATGTGGCTCAGAATGTGCTCCTGTGTGGAGGCTCCTCACTCTTCACTGGCCTGGAGGGGCGCTTCAGGGCAGAGCTCCTGCACTCTCTGCCACCTGAGGATCAcgtggtggtgatggcacagcCCAACAGGAACCTCTCAGTGTGGATTGGAGGCTCCATTCTGGCATCGCTGCATGCTTTCCAGTCCTGCTGGGTCCTGCGGGAGCAATATGAAGAAAGGGGACCTCAGGTCGTATACCGAAAATGTTATTAA